The nucleotide window CCCAACacacccctccccaacacacacacacacctaccagGGTTGGGAGGTCCATGCACATGATTCCTGAGTTCCACGGTCTGCAGGTTCAGGACGTAGGTGGAACAGCAGGATTCTCTTGTTCCCTCATGTCACAGACAGACCGAATATCCTAGGACACTGTGGGCTTAACACAGAGCTCAGACATTCAGCAAGACTCAGGCTAACCCCAAACAATGCCCTCAGGAGAACACTTTGAAGATACAAAGCCTCTAACTCCTGAATGGTCTAcgataggtattttattttatttattttttggctctTTTCACTTTATCGCATGAAGGCGTTACACTAGTCAGAAATAAAAGCAGACCCCAAATGGTGACACTATACAAACCATGAGGTTTTTAAACTTGGGACAAGTAAAACCCACGAACCTTCAGCTGATCATCCTTAGCCAGTCCACTCTCTGTGAGGAACTGCGTATGTTCTTGTGCTGGTCACCCTGCAACGAAATTGCTTCTCCATATTCCGGATGCTCAACTGTGGTACGATTGCAGGCAGATTCCTTCTTAAACACCTTCACTAGTTTCCTATTATCGTAATCACCAGCGATGCCTTGGGCATTAGTAAGGGTCTTCCTACTGTTCCTCTGTTGAATTCTTATGGGGATATAATTCTCAGACCCAGCAGGAAACAGATCATTACCCTCACTTGCATCAGCAAAGGGTTCAAAAGAGTAGAGGTTCTGGATGACATACATATGATACAATTCCTTTTCCTAGGTGGAAAAGGCCTGCGGAAGCTGGCCTCCTGCAGCAGGAGGAGGATGGGAGGGGGGGCAGAGCATCTGGAAGCGAGAGGATCCAAGAGCGAGGTTGCTGAGTCCAGTGTGGCAGCTCAGTGGCTCGGGCTGCTACGTATTTTAATTTAACAGTATTTTCCTTTGAAGTTTCTGCCTTTGATATTATGCTTAGGAAAGACTTTCCTTTTTATGTATATTCATGAATATTTGATTCTACTGTTTTATAGccatcattttaaattaaaaaaagattttatctatttatttttagaggggaagggagagagaaacattaattggttgcctcccgcacacccccaagtgcagacctggcccacaagtagggactgggcctgcaacccaggcatgtgccctgactggggatcaaaccagagaccttttggtctgcaggacagcccccaacccgctgagccacaccagccagggcacatcattttaaactctttaacatttaaaaaatgagatttgcttttgaaatatgatataaaataagaatttaaccTTTTTCTCCAAATAGTTAAATAATTGAGATCAACTTATTTGATATCCCAAAgttgtgaaaatgagaaaaaaggtcTAGAACAATGCTAACAGAAATATGATGCTAGCgacatgtgtttttttaaattttcttgtagtcccattttaaaagtaaaataaaatggaaataattttgttaaaagcttttttttaagatttatttccttatttttagagagggaagggagggagaaagagagagagagagaaatatcaatgtgcagttgctgggggccgtggcctgcaacccaggcatgtgccctgactgggaatcgaacctgcgatgctttggttcacagcccacgctcaatccactgacctacaccagccagggcaaaatggaaataattttaatgatgagTTTTATTTAGCTAGTACAGTCAAAATAGTATCATTTCAATGGACAACCAACATCAAAAtcgttaataaaatatttcacatccTTTTTTTGGTACTGAATCTTCTAACGGTGGTATGCATTTGGCCGTTTCAGCACTTCTCAGTTCAGCCTAGCCACATTAGAACTGCTCAGTAGGTGCATGTAACTAGTGGCTTCTGTACTGACGAGCACAGGCGTAGAGCAGTATTTCTTCCTGTCAGCACTAGTGACATTCGGGACCTGGTAATTCTTTACTATGGGGAGCTGTCCTAAGTCTTGTAGGAAGATCACCTGCATCTCCAATATCCATCCGCTAGATGGCAGTAGCATCCCTCCCCCAGTTGTtgcaaccaaaaatgtctccaggctGCCAAATGTCCCCAAGGGTGGGTGGGAAGTAGGGCAAAATTGTCCCAGTTAAAAATCAATGGTCTAGAAAAACTGGGGGGAAAAATACATGTTTGGAACAAATCTTAGGATCACCCTAGAGAGAATCTTCTTTTTAGAAGCTAATATTACTATAGGCACTAAACCATGGTAAgagtacttaaaaataattagtctACCCAAtgttcatgttttaaaatcacaaaaaggagggggaggaatggcagaaggggaggaggttgggaagaatgaaaagaagagggagaagaagagagaaagggagaggaaggcagggttttttttaagtatacctTTGTGCTGATTTTGGCTTCCTCCTCACGGAAATAATATTGACTCACAATTGAGCCCACCTTGGTTTATTTCAACAACCCTGGGACTCCTGATTTTGAAAATAAGCTGATGGATGCTTGGGTTGCCACCTGCACCAAACCGTGCCTGTGGGTTCGGTCAGTGGGAGCACCCCATGTTGCTCTCTCCTAGAACTGTCTACTTCAAATGGCAGTACCTAATATCAAACATGACGAGCATCAGACCCCAACCTCCAGGGGAGCTAATCTCGTCCACCATCTCACTTGCCAACCAGGAACTCAGTAACTGGCAGCCTCAATTAACTGTGGTGTTTTAAAAGTATTaggcttttatatatatatatatatatataatattatatgttatatattataatattatatataatatatataataatatatatattaaaggcAAGGAAGGCAGCTATGCTAATCACTATACAAAAAgtcagcatggtggttaccagagggagggggtggggagtagtaaaaggtaaagggtaaagggtaaagggggtcaactatgtggtgatggaaggtgatgtgactttgggtggtgggcacgcaGTGCAACATACAGATGGTGTATCACAGAAGTGTGCACTTGAAAGTTATATGGTCCTATtacccaatgtcaccccaacagattgaattaaaaacaaaaaggcaaggaAATCAAAATTATGGCAGAGATTTAttcacagaggaaagaaagagggaaagagggaagaactCAATCAGGAGGTACACACCTTGCAATACTCACATTCATCACAATCCTATTTGCCCAGATTATTATGCGTCTGCACGATACTCAGAATGTTGACCCTTACATAACTGAAGATCACGAGCCTTTGAATATACCATATTATTCTCATTCTACTTCACAATTTTTCAAAGGTTCTTAACAAGAAGAGCTAAAAATGAAAGGTCTCTGGTTGCCCCTTGGTTAATGAGGAAATTAAACCAATGAGAAGTGTCCACTCCCTAAGTGTTTCCAATTCATCCAGAACTTAATCTAACTGCATGAGCTCATTCAAAGATACTGGGAGTCTAGCTGTTGAGCATCTACACTAGCTGCCCTGTGTACATCAGGCAACAACCTGATCATTCCCAAGACCCTCCAGGGGCAGTTGGGACTACTGGTAGAGGAGGAATCTTTGCAGTGGCTCCGGCAGATGCAGCTTGTGGACGCTTTGGAGACATGCTCGACCCAGGCACTTCCGGACACATAGGCGGCAGAGCTGGGAAAGAGCAGGCGGGCCtaaggaaggaatgaaaatggTGTGAACCTCATgctagtggggtggggggtgggtgaagGGAGACCAGAGGACCAGAAGAGGCTGACACTTTCTAAAAGATTAAGAGAAGCTGGAGCTGTATAGGAGTTAGAGGGTGAGGTAGCCAACACACACTGCATACAGGATTCCGGTCTGCCCCTTGGAGGGGGACACGTTTCTTTAGGTTGAGCCTCCAGTGGTCATTATATGACTGATACTGAAGAATGAGGCTAACTAGAGGCAAGTTAGGAATGAGCCGTGGGGTCTGAAGGGGCCGAAGAGACAATGCAAACGGAAGCGCTGAGCATGCATGAACTGCATGCAAAAGACGGAACTGCAGAGCAAGGAACGACCGCCAGGAGAGTGTCAGCAGGAAGCCCAGCCTACGTGGTCACAGAGGCAGTGTCAGGACGTGTGCAGGGACCTTGGCACTCGGGGTCCCCCCGGATCACCTGGCTCTAGCTTCTAGGAGGTGGTGCCGCCTGAGTCCTGACTCACACTTGGAGGGCCCGCCATTCTCGCAAGGATCCCAGCTCAACAGAAGATCGGGAGAACGGATCCAACTCACTTAGAGCCCGTTATACCCTGAACCTCTGTCTCATGGAGTATCGCGGAGTCATCGTGCCTGTGGCTTTGAGCAGCTTTGAGTCCTACAGGAAAGGAAACTAACAAAGGGTCCAAAATAGGGTTGAAGAGGATGAATGAGATTTGCGCTGGAATACCAGTTATACGGCATTTGTAACATCCCACTATTTTGTAACCTGACTCTATCAATGAACATCTCTTCAAGGAGATCTATGTAATTACTGGACAAAGTTTTCCTTTTCAAGAAAATCCTACTGTGGTAGCACCTTGCACCCCCGGAGAAATGGAGGGCAGCATGTGTAAATAGCCAAGTGACACTTGCATCGATATTGCCAAGAGGCATCCACGGGACACAAAGCCACCTGGAAGACCAGTTGCCCTCAGTTAAAATCTTGGGATACAAGAATGGCAAGTGTCTCTCTACCTTTCACCCAACTAAAGCTACTCCAGAAAACAGTAATGTAGAGAAATTATCCAGGCTGCCTAGACAAGTTCAGACACCAGCAGGAACTCTGACATAGTTGGTGTTTAGCcttctagagcacaggtggcaaacacaaggcccgagggctgaatctggccctccaccttggttTATCCGGCCCgggaccttgtttctacctggcagcactGCCGAGCTCCtcgcccctagttaaggagcagttaacatttatatagtcctaaattacatttggccctttgaaggcaaccatgaggctgatgtggcccccggtgaaaatgagtttgacacccctgtagaGCAAGCAGCTATATTTATGAAGAAAGAGAACGTGAATTTGcttataagaaatacaaatgctgaacctggaaacatttttgatggcagaaaagaggaaatgtgACACCCGCTGCAAACCATATTCTCAGCTAATAGTGGGAAAGCATCCGGTATTTCCAAACTGGGATCTGTTAAGGAGAATCCTAATTCTTCAAGCGCAGATTCAGATAACAGAATAGTCATTAATGGCACAGGTTGCTGGAAATAATCTAGACCAGTGGTACGCAAAGGGTGGcctcagaccagcagcatcagcaccacctggTAGCCGGGTGGACACACAGTGTCTAGGGCCCCACCCTAGGCCTGCTGaataagaatctgcattttaatgagatccTCTGGTGATTCCTATGATCTTTAAAGCTCAAGAAGCACTAGCCTAGAAAGTATTCCTCAAATTATTGAACCACCCTTTACACTTGGAAGGTGTGTAAGACATGGGGGTGGTTTCACAAAAATGGAACTGGTGAGTGAaagaaaacccttccccactaGAAACTGTTTCAGAAGACTCAGGTTTGGGCTAATCATAACACTGAGAATGCATGTTTGGGGGTCAGACTGCCTGGTTAGAATCCTGCTTCTGCTTCTCAGTTGCCACGTGACCTTCTGCAAGCCTATCTCTTTATAAAGTTTCTCTGTTCCCATTCACAGCTGGGATAGGACCAGTCACTGTAAAGTTGTTGCTGCTTTAAATCTTTAAGAATTCAGGGAGACTAATCGATGTTTTCAATGTAGTTCAGTGCCTgacacacttaaaaataaataattactattGTTGTTAATACTCTCCCAAGCATACACTATCAGTCTAGGTCCTGATCGTGCCTAGATTTCTGTATAGACACAGCAGGGTTCTCTCTTTCATTTGGAATACAGAGCATTTCAGAAGGCCGTCTTTCCTCCTGTGGCACCAGGAGCTGCATTAGCCCACGGTGGAAATGGGGTTGAGGCATGAGGAATGCAGACCCACCTGCTCCCTGATCTGGAGAAGAGACAAACAACTTCCTTTTAGTCTGCTTCCTGAAATACACACGCCATGTGTATATCACCTGTAACTCAAGGACTTCTAATTTCCCCTGAAATGTATCCAGATATTACAAAGCAGAGTTTTGGTCTTCTCAGCTGTGTGCTTGTGCCAGGATAGATGTGGTAGTTCAGCTTTCTCGTGGTGAGAACAAATTTCACTGATTGTTTTCTTGTTATGGAAAATACAAAGCAATATACAGTTGTATATAAATGCCCTTTGTTTATATGTGAATATAGCCAGCATATAAAATCCCATCTCGGTGATGCCAGCACTTGCCACCTCCTCCATGCcacttccaaattaaaaaaaaaaaaacaagaagaagaaaaaggcaagaaagccTAGAGatgagacagagaggagagacagcAGATGTGCTGAAGGCAGAAAAATGCACGCCCAGCCCTTCCTTACCTTCCCAGAGCAGGAGTGCCTGCTCCACGCTGCTTTTTGGGGCCGCCAGATCAAGCGCACATTTGCCCTGAGCATTTCTGCGCTTCAGGTTAGCTCCGTAGTCTATCAGCAGGTGGATGACTTCCACACTGGACTGCTTCGCCGCAGCGTGGAGCGGGGTGTCCAGACACTGGCCGAGGTCAACACTGGCTCCTTAACAAAGCAGATGGCCACAATTCAGCACTGAGTGCTACATGTAGAAACACGGCAAGCCTGAAATGTAGGAGCTATAGGTAAAGATATCTTAAATGCCATGAcaatttgacaaatatttgaaaatgtgacCTAAGCCTAGAACCTCAGCAATGTCTTATTTTGATTAATTAGTTCAAAATACTTTGATGAGAAAAgtgtgtaaaaatattttcagtcatTTAAAGTACTATACTTGCCTTCCCCTATGAACTTTGtgacatacaaaattaaatatttacagcTCCTTTtagagttattttgtttttttggtttttgtgggGCTCTTTTTTGCAAAGGATAAAGCTAAGTTTAGTTGATATTTATATTACTCAGGGCTCACAAAAAGATTTCTGAACTACTATAGGGAGTAGTATATGATggtacattttaaacaaacaagaaaaatttgagataaaaaatctaattaaagtttctctttttaaagattttatttctttatttttagagagaatggaagggaggaagagagggagaaaaatatggatcgatgtgagagagaaacatcaatgggttacttcttgcacatgccccccttagctggggacctggcctgcaacccaggcatgtgccctaactaggaattgaaccagcaacctttccattcacaggctggtactcaacccaCTAACCCAAACCCACCAGGGCCTTACTTACAGGTTCTTATTCCAACCTGCACCTTTGTATCAGTCACTAAGTTTTggaaatctttaaacaaataatagtTTCAAGACATTTTACTTTTCCCTGGACTCTTAGTTTCTCCACATgccttttataaattttttttttaaaaatcactaaataaCTTTGCAGGATTGATCTTCAGTAGCCCGTGGCAAATGTCTATTGTTTTTATCATATAGCGTCTTCCCGGGAACCACACCTAGATTTCCCCTGGGGAACATCCCCCCGATTCCTAGCTCATGTGCTGTCAGTGAAGCCCAACAACTGCAGTATAGACGGAAATCTAAGGCTAAGCCAATCAGTGTTGTATTTTATTCCCTTGGCCAGCATCACTGGTTCAGACCTGCGTATGTGACTCAAAAAAGAGCCAGTGAAATACAACTGTTTTTTCCCCCTAGGACCTCAATGGGAAAGAGACTTTTGCTCTCTCTTGAGACCACCGAGGAGACCCATACCAAGTAAATGGAGCCGATTTCAAAGGGACTAAAAAACATGGACACTCATT belongs to Phyllostomus discolor isolate MPI-MPIP mPhyDis1 chromosome X, mPhyDis1.pri.v3, whole genome shotgun sequence and includes:
- the LOC114505391 gene encoding eukaryotic translation initiation factor 1-like; the encoded protein is MYVIQNLYSFEPFADASEGNDLFPAGSENYIPIRIQQRNSRKTLTNAQGIAGDYDNRKLVKVFKKESACNRTTVEHPEYGEAISLQGDQHKNIRSSSQRVDWLRMIS